Proteins co-encoded in one Seriola aureovittata isolate HTS-2021-v1 ecotype China chromosome 1, ASM2101889v1, whole genome shotgun sequence genomic window:
- the chrna3 gene encoding neuronal acetylcholine receptor subunit alpha-3, with the protein MKASFCLGLATCSFLLFLLSGGTCSDAEHRLFSVIFSNYNQYIRPVENVSDPVIVQFEVSMSQLVKVDEVNQIMETNLWLRHVWNDYKLRWNPKDFGGVEFIRVPSNRIWKPDIVLYNNAVGDFQVDDKTKALLRYNGDVTWIPPAIFKSSCKIDVTYFPFDYQNCTMKFGSWTYDKAKIDLVLIGSTINLKDFWESGEWVIIDAPGYKHDIKYNCCEEIYTDITYSLYIRRLPLFYTVNMIIPCLLISFLTVLVFYLPSDCGEKVTLCISVLLSLTVFLLVITETIPSTSLVIPLIGEYLLFTMIFVTLSIVITVFVLNVHYRTPKTHTMPCWVRSVFLGLLPRVMFMTRPERDPENVAGNVHTIHSRPCAIHSSGTFQRQHKPQSLASSVVTSLTNRQRLFNNTELSNLNNLSVDPGKGGGTGLLCCEGRCNCCWHQRSSKLPADSGGGSGGLGCVGALTGGSAAGVGGGSQCSSSESLDGGIMSLLPLSPEVREAIESVKYIAENMRLQNEAKEVQDDWKYVAMVIDRIFLWVFVLVCILGTAGLFLQPLLLGEDI; encoded by the exons ATGAAAGCCAGTTTTTGCCTCGGTTTGGCCACATGTTCCTTCCTCCTGTTTCTTCTGTCAG GAGGCACATGTTCAGATGCAGAGCACAGGCTCTTCTCTGTGATATTCTCCAACTACAACCAGTACATACGACCGGTGGAAAATGTGTCTGATCCAGTCATTGTTCAGTTCGAGGTGTCCATGTCACAGTTGGTCAAAGTG GATGAAGTCAATCAGATCATGGAGACCAATCTGTGGCTGAGACAT gtcTGGAACGACTACAAACTGAGATGGAACCCAAAAGATTTTGGAGGCGTTGAGTTTATCCGAGTGCCGTCCAACAGGATATGGAAGCCAGACATTGTTCTGTACAACAA TGCAGTTGGAGATTTCCAGGTTGATGACAAAACAAAGGCCCTGCTTCGTTATAATGGTGACGTTACCTGGATCCCTCCGGCCATATTCAAGAGCTCCTGCAAGATTGACGTCACTTACTTCCCCTTCGACTACCAAAATTGCACCATGAAGTTCGGCTCCTGGACGTACGACAAGGCAAAGATTGATCTGGTGCTGATTGGTTCCACAATCAACCTGAAGGACTTCTGGGAGAGCGGCGAGTGGGTGATAATTGATGCCCCTGGTTACAAACATGACATTAAGTACAACTGCTGCGAGGAAATCTACACAGATATCACTTACTCTTTGTACATCCGCCGTCTGCCTCTTTTCTACACTGTCAATATGATCATCCCCTGCCTGCTCATCTCCTTCCTCACCGTGCTCGTCTTCTACCTGCCGTCTGATTGTGGTGAGAAGGTCACTCTGTGTATCTCTGTCCTGCTCTCTTTAACTGTCTTCCTGCTGGTTATAACCGAGACAATCCCCTCCACTTCACTAGTCATTCCCCTGATTGGTGAGTACCTCCTCTTCACCATGATCTTTGTCACCCTCTCTATTGTCATCACCGTTTTTGTGTTGAACGTCCACTACCGCACACCAAAGACACACACCATGCCCTGCTGGGTGCGGAGTGTCTTCCTGGGACTGCTGCCCCGTGTGATGTTCATGACCAGGCCAGAGAGGGACCCTGAGAACGTGGCTGGTAATGTGCACACGATTCATTCGAGACCATGTGCCATTCATTCATCAGGCACTTTTCAGAGGCAGCACAAACCTCAGTCCCTGGCCTCCAGCGTGGTAACCAGCCTGACGAATCGCCAGCGTCTTTTCAACAACACTGAACTCTCCAACCTCAATAACTTGAGTGTAGACCCAGGCAAAGGAGGAGGTACTGGGCTCTTGTGCTGCGAAGGCCGCTGCAACTGCTGCTGGCACCAGAGGTCCAGCAAACTGCCTGCAGACTCTGGGGGAGGGAGCGGAGGACTGGGTTGCGTCGGGGCGCTGACTGGAGGCAGTGCTGCtggggtgggaggagggagtCAGTGCTCCAGCTCCGAGTCTCTGGATGGAGGAATAATGTCCCTGCTGCCGCTCTCCCCTGAGGTCAGGGAGGCTATTGAGAGTGTCAAATACATAGCAGAGAACATGAGACTACAGAATGAAGCAAAAGAG GTTCAGGATGACTGGAAGTACGTTGCCATGGTAATCGACAGGATCTTCCTATGGGTTTTTGTCCTCGTGTGTATCCTGGGAACAGCTGGCCTCTTCCTCCAGCCTCTTTTACTCGGGGAAGACATTTGA
- the LOC130180702 gene encoding UDP-glucuronosyltransferase 2B4-like: MDIMVKALHSRGHSVDVVRTNKSWYIKDDSPHYKTITVPVTEAFNHDFINPILKKIIDIERGESSAMSFASLQVEMFTAMFNMHRIMCKMATIMFQDKDLMNSLKERKYDMVLTDPAWGAGIMLAHALKLPLVYNVRWITSGEGHLAIAPSPLSYIPMTGSGLSDKMSFIQRVKNLIFYVIWQAQDGFLIGPQYQAVCDEFFGPEVRYSDLLQGADLWLMRADFVFEFPRPTMPNVVYMGGFQCKPSEPLSGDLEEFVQSSGEHGVIIMSLGTFVSELPADMANEIAAAFAKLPQKVIWRHKGDRPATLGNNTLLVDWMPQNDLLGHPKIKLFVAHGGTNGIQEAIYHGVPVVGLPVFFDQYDNLLRLKERGGAKILTLATVDKGNNFLEAIEEVLTEPSYRMNMQRLSRLHRDQPVKPMDTALFWIEFVMRHKGAAHLRTESYRLPWYSYHSLDVVLSFLATVAVITFLPLVFFRYARLEKCIKRQTNKK, translated from the coding sequence ATGGATATCATGGTCAAAGCTCTCCACTCTCGAGGACACTCCGTCGATGTGGTACGAACCAATAAAAGCTGGTACATCAAGGATGACTCTCCGCACTACAAGACAATCACAGTTCCTGTCACTGAAGCCTTTAATCATGACTTTATTAACCCGATCCTGAAAAAGATAATTGACATAGAGAGGGGGGAGAGCTCTGCTATGAGCTTTGCGAGTTTGCAGGTCGAGATGTTCACTGCGATGTTTAACATGCATAGGATAATGTGCAAAATGGCTACTATTATGTTTCAGGATAAAGACTTGATGAATAGTttaaaggagagaaaatatgaCATGGTCCTTACTGACCCAGCATGGGGTGCAGGTATAATGTTGGCTCACGCTCTTAAGCTACCTCTGGTCTATAATGTGCGGTGGATAACTAGTGGAGAAGGACATTTGGCCATCGCGCCTTCTCCATTATCTTATATCCCGATGACTGGCTCAGGGCTGTCAGACAAAATGAGTTTCATACAGAGAgtcaaaaatctaattttctatGTCATCTGGCAAGCTCAGGATGGATTCTTAATTGGCCCTCAGTATCAAGCTGTTTGCGATGAGTTCTTCGGCCCAGAAGTCAGATACAGTGACTTATTACAAGGAGCAGACCTGTGGCTCATGAGAGCTGACTTTGTTTTTGAGTTTCCTCGACCCACAATGCCTAATGTTGTCTATATGGGAGGGTTTCAATGTAAACCCTCTGAACCACTTTCTGGAGACCTGGAGGAGTTTGTGCAGAGCTCTGGGGAACACGGAGTCATCATCATGTCTCTGGGAACTTTTGTGAGTGAACTTCCTGCTGACATGGCAAACGAGATTGCTGCAGCTTTCGCTAAATTACCTCAGAAAGTCATCTGGAGGCATAAAGGTGACAGACCAGCCACTCTGGGCAACAACACTTTACTAGTGGACTGGATGCCACAGAATGACCTCCTCGGACAtcctaaaataaaattatttgtgGCTCATGGGGGAACAAACGGCATTCAAGAAGCTATTTATCACGGCGTCCCAGTCGTGGGTCTACCTGTGTTTTTTGACCAGTACGACAACCTGCTGCgactgaaggagagaggaggagctaAGATTCTTACATTAGCTACAGTAGACAAAGGCAACAACTTTCTTGAGGCCATAGAGGAAGTCCTGACTGAGCCCTCCTACAGGATGAACATGCAGAGACTCTCCAGGCTGCACAGAGATCAGCCAGTGAAGCCGATGGACACCGCCCTCTTCTGGATAGAGTTTGTCATGAGACACAAAGGTGCAGCTCACCTGAGAACAGAGTCCTACAGACTGCCCTGGTACTCCTACCACTCTCTAGATGTAGTTCTGTCTTTTCTTGCTACTGTTGCTGTGAttacttttcttcctcttgtatTTTTCAGATATGCACGTCTTgagaaatgcataaaaagacaaactaataaaaaatgA